The following are encoded in a window of Oceanivirga salmonicida genomic DNA:
- the udk gene encoding uridine kinase, whose protein sequence is MEKIIIGIAGGTGSGKTSVSTMIVEDLKKYGCNLVLLEQDSYYKDNKDLSFEERSKLNYDHPNSIDFELLIQHIKDLKEGKNIEKPIYDFTTHLRTDEKELLEAQDIIIVEGILLYSVEKLRNLFDVKIFVDTDDDIRLLRRIERDMKERGRSFDNIKEQYIRTVKPMHLEFVEPSKRYADVIIPRGKSNKVGVKMVSSRIKYLININKK, encoded by the coding sequence ATGGAAAAAATAATAATAGGAATAGCTGGTGGAACTGGTTCAGGTAAAACAAGTGTATCAACTATGATAGTTGAAGATTTAAAAAAATACGGTTGTAATTTAGTATTATTAGAACAAGATTCGTATTATAAAGATAATAAAGATTTAAGTTTTGAAGAAAGATCAAAATTAAATTATGACCATCCTAATTCAATAGATTTTGAACTTCTAATACAACATATAAAAGATTTGAAAGAAGGAAAAAATATAGAAAAACCTATATATGATTTTACAACACATTTAAGAACTGATGAAAAAGAATTATTAGAAGCACAAGATATAATAATAGTTGAAGGTATATTACTTTATTCAGTTGAAAAATTAAGAAACTTATTTGATGTTAAAATATTTGTTGATACTGATGATGATATAAGACTACTAAGACGTATAGAAAGAGATATGAAAGAACGTGGAAGAAGTTTTGACAATATTAAAGAGCAATATATTCGTACAGTTAAACCTATGCATTTAGAATTTGTAGAGCCATCTAAACGATATGCAGACGTAATAATTCCAAGAGGTAAAAGTAATAAAGTTGGAGTTAAAATGGTATCAAGTAGAATAAAATATTTGATAAATATTAATAAAAAATAA
- a CDS encoding PTS sugar transporter subunit IIA — translation MHFKDILDKNRIVFNLESNNKEAIIEEIAMLFVKDNTINKNDLNTLLNDLNEREKLSSTGMQDGIAIPHAKSSVVNKISLAVAIDKKGKDFSSMDEEPSTLFFMIIAPEYTKKEHLDVLALISKLTFNEEALEEMLNTDSPEKVIEILSSL, via the coding sequence ATGCATTTTAAAGATATTTTAGATAAAAATAGAATAGTATTTAATCTAGAATCTAATAATAAAGAGGCAATTATTGAAGAAATCGCAATGTTATTTGTAAAAGATAATACAATTAATAAAAATGATTTAAATACTTTATTAAATGATTTAAATGAAAGAGAGAAATTATCATCAACTGGTATGCAAGATGGTATAGCAATACCACATGCTAAATCAAGTGTAGTTAATAAGATATCTTTGGCAGTGGCAATAGATAAAAAAGGTAAGGATTTTTCATCAATGGATGAAGAACCATCAACATTATTTTTTATGATAATAGCACCAGAATATACTAAAAAAGAACATTTAGACGTATTGGCATTAATATCAAAATTAACATTTAATGAAGAAGCCTTAGAAGAAATGTTAAATACAGATAGTCCCGAAAAAGTCATAGAGATATTATCATCATTATAA